Proteins encoded together in one uncultured Desulfosarcina sp. window:
- the gltX gene encoding glutamate--tRNA ligase, with protein MESIVTRFPPSPTGYLHVGGARTALFNWLYARNKKGKFVLRIEDTDTVRSTKESVDAIFEAMEWLELDWDEGPFFQSRRFDIYREYLDKLLASGDAYYCTCTPEEVEAMRKKAMAEGGKPKYDGRCRERGLPKSDNAVIRFKSPLTGTTVVEDVIKGNIVFQNSEQDDFVICRSDGTPTYNFVVVVDDITMGINTVIRGDDHVMNTPKQILLYKALKAPLPVFGHVPMVLGKDKTRLSKRHGAMSVTAYRDMGYLPDAFINYLVRLGWSHGDQEFFTRDELVEKFNLENIGKSAGVFDPDKLTALNADHLRAASVEQLAPRLVPFLKAKGYDAADDEYLARVIGTLHTRSKTLVEMAEGAHFYYREDVRPYDEKAAKKFFKPETAGVLARLAELLAALPDLAEKTQEDAFKTVMDENGLGFGKIAQPVRLALTGTTVSPGIFEVIEVLGKERVVARLERAVTFIESTAD; from the coding sequence ATGGAATCCATTGTTACCCGATTTCCCCCGAGCCCCACGGGATACCTGCATGTGGGCGGCGCGCGGACAGCGCTGTTCAACTGGCTTTACGCCCGGAACAAAAAGGGCAAGTTTGTCTTGCGGATTGAAGACACCGACACGGTGCGTTCCACGAAAGAATCCGTGGACGCCATTTTTGAAGCCATGGAATGGCTGGAGTTGGACTGGGATGAGGGACCTTTCTTCCAGAGCCGGCGGTTCGACATCTACCGGGAATATCTGGACAAACTGCTGGCTTCGGGGGATGCGTATTATTGCACCTGCACGCCGGAAGAAGTCGAAGCCATGCGTAAAAAGGCCATGGCCGAGGGAGGCAAGCCCAAATACGACGGCCGCTGCCGGGAGCGGGGCCTGCCCAAATCGGACAATGCCGTGATCCGTTTCAAGTCGCCGCTGACCGGTACCACGGTGGTGGAAGACGTCATCAAGGGCAACATCGTTTTTCAGAACAGCGAGCAGGACGACTTCGTCATCTGCCGCAGCGACGGGACGCCCACGTATAACTTCGTGGTCGTGGTGGACGACATCACCATGGGCATCAACACGGTCATCCGTGGCGACGATCATGTGATGAACACACCCAAACAGATCCTTTTATACAAGGCCCTCAAGGCGCCGCTGCCCGTATTCGGCCATGTGCCCATGGTGCTGGGAAAAGACAAGACCCGGCTTTCCAAGCGCCACGGCGCCATGTCGGTAACCGCCTACCGCGACATGGGCTATCTGCCCGATGCCTTCATCAACTACCTGGTGCGGCTGGGGTGGTCCCACGGCGACCAGGAGTTTTTCACCCGCGACGAGCTGGTGGAAAAATTCAACCTGGAAAATATCGGCAAATCCGCCGGCGTTTTCGATCCGGACAAGCTCACGGCCCTCAATGCCGACCACCTCCGGGCCGCGTCGGTCGAACAGCTGGCGCCCCGGCTGGTTCCCTTTCTCAAGGCCAAAGGATACGATGCCGCCGATGACGAATACCTGGCGCGGGTCATCGGGACCCTGCACACCCGCAGCAAGACCTTGGTGGAGATGGCCGAAGGCGCCCATTTTTATTACCGCGAGGACGTGCGGCCCTATGACGAAAAGGCCGCCAAGAAGTTTTTCAAACCGGAAACAGCGGGTGTATTGGCACGCCTTGCCGAACTGCTCGCTGCGCTGCCGGATCTGGCCGAAAAGACTCAGGAAGATGCCTTTAAAACCGTGATGGACGAAAACGGCCTGGGCTTTGGCAAGATCGCCCAACCGGTGCGTCTGGCCCTGACCGGCACCACGGTCAGTCCGGGCATTTTCGAGGTGATCGAGGTGCTGGGGAAAGAGCGGGTGGTGGCGAGGCTGGAAAGGGCGGTGACGTTTATCGAATCGACGGCGGATTGA
- a CDS encoding four helix bundle protein, whose product MANIDDGKQLIKSSGSVGANYREANEALSKKDFLMRIKISRKEAKESAYWLRLIDETNQLNNDNAQNLMKEALEIKKILSSILEKSK is encoded by the coding sequence ATTGCGAATATTGATGACGGTAAGCAACTGATCAAATCGTCGGGTTCGGTGGGTGCAAACTACCGGGAAGCCAATGAAGCATTAAGCAAAAAAGACTTTTTAATGCGGATTAAGATCAGCCGGAAGGAAGCCAAAGAGAGCGCCTATTGGCTCAGGCTTATTGATGAAACCAATCAATTAAACAATGATAATGCTCAAAACTTAATGAAAGAAGCTTTAGAAATAAAAAAGATACTTTCGAGCATATTGGAAAAATCAAAATAG
- a CDS encoding ATP-binding protein produces the protein MALVDRKIESVIRKLAASYPVVTLTGPRQSGKTTLCRKVFSHKPYANLEAPDIRQFAVEDPRGFLAQYPDGAVLDEIQRAPDLVSYLQPLVDEDQRDGLYILTGSQQFEVTNTINQSLAGRTALVKLLPFSLTEIQSSYPLPTIDQLLYQGFYPRLWDKQLDPTQAMGDYFQTYIERDLRQLVTIKNLNLFQRFVQLCAGRIGQLLNVSSLANDAGVSHTTAGNWITLLEASYIIFQLQPYYRNVSRRLIKSPKLYFYDVGLAAFLLGIEKEKQISRDPLRGNLFENLVVSEALKHRFNQGRQSNLYFYRDSKGNEVDLVIVNGSDLFPIEIKSGMTITRDYFKGLRHFSNVFGNSIPRGSGLVYGGGEVQQRTDVAIVPVYGLQELLDKID, from the coding sequence ATGGCTCTCGTTGATCGCAAAATTGAATCCGTTATTCGGAAGCTGGCCGCCAGTTATCCCGTCGTTACGCTGACAGGTCCGCGCCAAAGCGGCAAAACCACGCTCTGCCGCAAAGTATTTTCCCACAAGCCCTATGCCAACCTCGAAGCACCGGATATCCGGCAGTTCGCCGTTGAAGATCCGCGAGGATTTCTGGCTCAATATCCGGACGGCGCTGTTCTCGATGAAATTCAGCGGGCACCCGATCTTGTTTCCTATCTTCAACCCCTCGTGGACGAAGACCAGCGCGATGGGCTCTACATTCTAACCGGCAGCCAACAATTCGAGGTCACCAACACCATTAACCAGTCTCTGGCCGGCCGGACCGCACTGGTGAAACTGCTGCCCTTTTCATTGACCGAAATTCAGTCATCCTACCCGCTGCCAACGATTGACCAACTCCTGTATCAGGGATTTTATCCCCGTCTGTGGGATAAGCAACTCGATCCGACCCAAGCTATGGGAGACTATTTTCAAACCTATATCGAACGCGATCTGAGGCAACTGGTTACCATCAAGAATTTAAATCTCTTTCAGCGGTTCGTTCAACTCTGCGCCGGGCGCATCGGCCAATTGCTCAATGTCAGCAGTTTAGCCAACGACGCCGGCGTATCCCACACAACCGCCGGCAACTGGATCACTCTGCTTGAAGCCAGTTATATCATTTTTCAATTGCAGCCTTACTATCGCAATGTTTCCAGGCGCCTGATCAAATCACCGAAACTCTATTTTTACGATGTGGGACTGGCGGCTTTTTTGCTCGGTATCGAAAAGGAAAAGCAGATTTCCAGAGATCCATTGCGGGGCAATCTTTTCGAAAACCTGGTTGTTTCCGAGGCACTCAAACACCGTTTCAACCAGGGCAGGCAAAGCAACCTTTACTTTTATCGCGACAGCAAGGGTAATGAGGTCGACCTGGTGATCGTCAACGGCTCGGATCTTTTCCCCATCGAAATTAAAAGCGGCATGACCATCACCCGAGATTATTTTAAAGGACTGCGGCACTTCAGCAACGTTTTCGGGAATTCGATTCCTCGGGGAAGCGGTCTCGTTTACGGTGGGGGGGAAGTTCAACAAAGAACCGATGTGGCGATCGTCCCGGTTTATGGGCTTCAGGAGTTGTTGGATAAAATCGATTAA
- the gatB gene encoding Asp-tRNA(Asn)/Glu-tRNA(Gln) amidotransferase subunit GatB: protein MEFTPVIGLEVHAQLKTRTKIFCGCSTAFGAPPNTHTCPVCLGMPGVLPVLNRKVVDYTIKMALATHCTVEKTSRFARKNYFYPDLPKGYQISQYELPIATNGHLEIEVDDQTLRIGITRIHMEEDAGKLIHDPDRPISRVDLNRTGVPLMEIVSEPDIRSPEAAGEYLRQLRSILRYLDISDGNMEEGSFRCDANVSIMPAGSTELGTRTEIKNLNSFRHVEKGILYEIARQKEVLLDGGKVVQETRLWQPDTGRTVSMRGKEDAHDYRYFPDPDLLPLVIDEDWVDRMKKEMPELPGERKARYETAFDLPAADARVLTASRELADYFEACLAYFDKPKPVANWIMAELLGLLNAKGLDITASPVSPENLSGLLVLMDKDVISGKIAKTVFETMAETGKTAKTIVEEKGLVQVSDSSAIDPIVDKILTDNPDEVERYRGGQKKLMGFFVGQVMKATKGKANPKVVNEILGKKLG, encoded by the coding sequence ATGGAATTCACCCCCGTCATCGGACTTGAAGTCCACGCCCAGCTCAAAACCCGGACCAAAATTTTCTGCGGCTGCTCCACCGCCTTCGGTGCGCCGCCCAACACCCACACCTGTCCCGTATGCCTGGGCATGCCCGGCGTACTGCCGGTACTGAACAGAAAAGTGGTGGACTACACCATCAAAATGGCGCTGGCCACCCATTGCACCGTAGAAAAAACAAGCAGGTTCGCCCGCAAGAACTATTTTTACCCGGATCTGCCCAAAGGCTATCAGATCTCCCAGTACGAACTGCCCATTGCTACAAACGGCCATCTGGAAATCGAAGTCGACGATCAGACGCTGCGCATTGGCATCACCCGTATTCACATGGAAGAAGATGCCGGCAAGCTCATCCACGACCCGGACCGCCCCATAAGCCGCGTGGATCTGAACCGTACCGGCGTGCCGCTGATGGAAATCGTCAGCGAGCCGGATATCCGCAGTCCCGAGGCCGCTGGCGAATACCTGCGTCAGTTGCGTTCCATCCTGCGCTACCTGGACATCAGCGACGGTAACATGGAGGAAGGCAGCTTCCGCTGCGACGCCAACGTTTCGATCATGCCCGCCGGCTCAACCGAGCTCGGCACCCGCACCGAAATCAAAAACCTCAATTCTTTCAGGCATGTGGAGAAAGGAATCCTTTACGAAATCGCCCGCCAGAAGGAAGTCCTGCTGGACGGCGGCAAGGTGGTCCAGGAGACTCGGTTATGGCAGCCCGACACGGGCCGCACCGTTTCCATGCGGGGCAAAGAAGATGCCCACGATTACCGCTACTTCCCCGATCCGGACCTGCTGCCCCTGGTGATCGACGAGGACTGGGTCGACCGCATGAAAAAGGAGATGCCGGAACTGCCCGGTGAGCGCAAGGCCCGCTATGAAACAGCCTTCGATCTGCCGGCGGCCGATGCCCGGGTGCTGACCGCCAGCCGTGAACTGGCCGACTACTTCGAAGCCTGCCTGGCTTATTTCGATAAGCCCAAACCGGTGGCCAACTGGATCATGGCTGAATTGCTGGGCCTGCTTAACGCCAAAGGCCTGGACATTACCGCATCACCGGTCTCCCCCGAAAATTTGTCAGGGCTACTGGTATTGATGGACAAGGATGTGATCAGCGGCAAAATCGCCAAAACGGTTTTCGAAACCATGGCCGAGACCGGGAAGACGGCCAAGACCATTGTGGAAGAAAAAGGGCTGGTGCAGGTCTCTGATTCGTCGGCCATCGATCCCATTGTGGACAAAATTCTTACCGACAATCCGGACGAGGTCGAACGCTATCGGGGCGGACAGAAAAAACTCATGGGATTTTTCGTTGGTCAGGTGATGAAGGCAACCAAGGGAAAGGCCAATCCGAAGGTGGTGAATGAGATATTGGGGAAGAAGCTGGGATGA
- a CDS encoding FG-GAP-like repeat-containing protein, translating to MKIQNNTAARSIILLIVTLLIFMSAPVLAAPSRVAILPFDMHAEKDLTFLQEGILDMLGSRLAWKDKVEVINKNETKAAFESIEGFDGESRALLAGGKLKADYVLFGSLTVFGESVSIDARMVDVSGQQEPLPFFAQTRGMGEVIPKINEFATNINAKVFGRQVARRPVAAPAAQSGTAPSQPVQQQPTQQAYDPRMHPEKLLQSGVQSENQVPIAGQPYQAPNPDFVVAPTAGTTAAGRQNFWRSRNFNTLISGIDIGDVDNDGKMETVLATENMIAIYQFENGRLMKESETAITKMGSYISVDIGDLNGNGTPEIYITGLESRRSIVNSIVLEYNGTDYQQIGKGNNWFYRLTKTTDRGMILLGQRQRAAESSIFANPLFEMQWQDDGIVPKTKLLGGGKANIIGADYGDVTHTGNSVLVAYSPEDRLRIYGNGDQVIYKDSDRTGGNMSYFLLPKVEPDRENKQYFPLRVRITDIDRDGKAEVMVANHSELARNMLQSFRSFKSGWIQCMEWNGLALASKWKTQEFKGRISDFVVGDFDNDGLDELVTTVVVKEGSIILTDALSKIIAFDLIVNKP from the coding sequence TTGAAGATTCAGAACAATACGGCTGCACGAAGTATCATTTTGCTCATTGTCACCCTGCTGATTTTCATGTCCGCTCCCGTCCTCGCCGCCCCCTCCCGCGTCGCCATCCTGCCCTTCGACATGCACGCCGAAAAGGACCTGACCTTCCTCCAGGAGGGCATCCTGGACATGCTCGGGTCGCGGCTGGCCTGGAAAGACAAGGTAGAAGTGATCAATAAAAACGAAACCAAGGCCGCCTTTGAATCCATCGAGGGTTTCGACGGCGAGAGCCGCGCCCTGCTGGCCGGCGGTAAACTCAAGGCCGATTACGTTTTGTTCGGCAGCCTGACCGTCTTCGGCGAAAGCGTCAGTATCGATGCCAGGATGGTGGATGTCAGCGGGCAGCAGGAACCGCTGCCCTTCTTCGCCCAGACACGCGGCATGGGCGAAGTGATTCCCAAGATCAACGAGTTTGCCACCAATATCAATGCCAAGGTCTTCGGGCGCCAGGTCGCCCGGCGCCCGGTCGCTGCACCGGCCGCCCAGTCAGGCACTGCACCCTCCCAACCGGTCCAGCAACAGCCGACACAGCAAGCCTATGATCCCCGCATGCATCCGGAGAAACTTTTGCAGTCCGGAGTCCAGAGCGAAAATCAGGTCCCCATCGCCGGGCAACCCTACCAGGCGCCCAACCCGGATTTTGTGGTTGCTCCGACTGCTGGCACAACCGCCGCAGGAAGGCAAAATTTCTGGCGAAGTCGCAACTTCAATACCCTGATTTCCGGAATAGATATTGGCGACGTGGACAATGACGGAAAAATGGAAACCGTCCTTGCTACCGAAAACATGATTGCTATCTATCAGTTTGAAAACGGTCGGTTGATGAAGGAATCCGAAACCGCTATAACAAAAATGGGGAGCTATATCAGTGTCGATATCGGAGATTTGAATGGCAACGGTACGCCGGAAATTTATATTACCGGCCTGGAATCCAGACGCAGTATCGTGAATTCAATTGTACTTGAATACAACGGAACCGATTACCAACAAATAGGCAAAGGCAACAATTGGTTCTACCGCCTCACAAAAACTACCGACCGCGGTATGATTTTACTGGGCCAACGCCAACGGGCTGCGGAAAGTTCCATTTTTGCGAACCCGCTTTTTGAAATGCAATGGCAGGATGATGGCATTGTTCCCAAAACCAAGTTACTTGGAGGCGGAAAAGCCAATATCATCGGAGCAGACTACGGCGATGTCACCCATACCGGAAATAGTGTTCTTGTCGCTTATTCACCGGAAGATCGCCTGCGTATTTATGGAAATGGCGATCAAGTTATTTACAAAGACAGTGACCGCACTGGTGGTAACATGTCTTACTTTTTACTGCCTAAGGTTGAGCCGGACCGGGAAAACAAACAGTATTTTCCTTTGCGTGTTAGAATCACTGACATCGATCGGGACGGCAAAGCGGAAGTTATGGTGGCCAATCATAGTGAACTTGCCCGCAACATGCTTCAAAGTTTCAGGAGCTTCAAAAGCGGATGGATCCAATGCATGGAATGGAACGGATTAGCGCTGGCCTCCAAATGGAAAACCCAGGAATTCAAGGGCAGGATCAGCGATTTTGTCGTCGGGGATTTTGACAACGACGGTTTGGATGAATTGGTTACGACCGTAGTGGTTAAGGAGGGTTCGATCATCTTGACGGATGCCTTAAGCAAGATTATTGCTTTTGATTTAATCGTCAATAAGCCCTAA
- a CDS encoding type II toxin-antitoxin system VapB family antitoxin, which produces MPTNLAIDDQLINEAKKISGLKTKKAVVTEALKEYIQRRKQIEIIKLFGKIDFDPDYDYKAQRNVE; this is translated from the coding sequence ATGCCAACAAACCTTGCCATAGACGACCAATTAATTAACGAGGCCAAGAAAATTAGTGGATTGAAAACAAAGAAAGCCGTTGTCACAGAGGCATTGAAAGAGTACATCCAACGTCGCAAACAGATTGAAATTATAAAATTGTTTGGCAAAATCGATTTCGATCCAGATTACGATTACAAAGCCCAGCGGAACGTTGAATAG
- the rpmF gene encoding 50S ribosomal protein L32: protein MAVPKHKTSKSKRDKRRTHKKTGAPAVGTCPECGEAKLPHHACPECGDYKGKNVIGGEEE from the coding sequence ATGGCTGTACCGAAGCACAAGACATCTAAGTCAAAACGGGATAAACGGCGGACCCATAAAAAAACCGGCGCCCCGGCAGTGGGAACTTGTCCCGAATGCGGAGAAGCAAAACTTCCCCATCACGCCTGCCCCGAATGCGGTGATTACAAAGGTAAAAACGTTATCGGCGGCGAAGAGGAATAA
- a CDS encoding acyl-CoA dehydrogenase family protein, translating into MTDTGAHRPQGGLDEETRQMVVETVRQLSKRLLTRQAVLEWDRDEVFPEAVIREMLGPEIGLQLLFIPEEYGGMGGGAADCCAVTREMSKICLGVGTAFFAIQLGSDPIIVGGTEAQKEKWLGAVAEGKSLVAYAVTEPEAGSNLAALKTKAEPVLNDSGALTGYRINGSKQFISTGGYADFVTVLAQTPEGPTFFVVEKGTEGFKQHKGEEKHGIRASNTSPLTFSDVFVPVANRIGDTPGKGLKQANQVFGYTRLMVASMALGAGEAAIDIAIPYAKERIQFGSPLSEKKGYTNKLIVPHWVNMQAAAAYIDAIANRLDSENEDLQVEGSIAKLFTTEAANRAADDAMQALGGYGYINEFGVEKIKRDVKITCIYEGTSEVQQNIISTFRWKKTRKTKRAYYDGIAEGLEGLADSRDEAGCQVVATCARLLNRVIDFAHENRLTRHQQVMFALADMMAQVEVADAFSRLAATGNDPIQKATARVFAHACARLVAKNVRLIALGTGGIDATASEAFLASLDLTVLEASYRGVIDDMDQIADHIFQRVS; encoded by the coding sequence ATGACCGACACCGGAGCCCATCGCCCGCAGGGCGGGCTGGACGAAGAGACCCGGCAGATGGTGGTCGAAACCGTCCGCCAGCTTTCCAAACGCCTGCTTACCAGACAGGCCGTTCTGGAATGGGATCGGGACGAGGTTTTCCCCGAAGCCGTTATCCGGGAAATGCTCGGGCCCGAAATCGGACTCCAGCTGCTGTTTATTCCTGAAGAATACGGTGGCATGGGCGGCGGTGCCGCGGACTGTTGCGCCGTCACTCGTGAAATGAGCAAGATCTGCCTGGGTGTGGGCACCGCCTTTTTCGCCATTCAATTGGGATCGGACCCCATCATCGTCGGGGGCACCGAGGCTCAGAAGGAAAAATGGCTTGGGGCCGTTGCCGAAGGTAAAAGTCTGGTGGCCTATGCGGTGACCGAACCGGAGGCCGGCAGCAACCTGGCCGCCCTCAAGACCAAGGCCGAACCGGTCCTGAACGATTCCGGCGCGCTTACCGGCTATCGCATCAACGGCAGCAAACAGTTCATCTCCACCGGCGGCTACGCGGATTTCGTGACCGTGCTGGCCCAGACCCCCGAAGGCCCCACCTTTTTCGTGGTCGAAAAAGGCACCGAGGGGTTCAAACAGCACAAGGGCGAAGAGAAGCACGGCATCCGGGCCTCCAACACCTCTCCGTTGACCTTTTCCGATGTGTTCGTCCCCGTAGCCAACAGAATTGGCGACACTCCCGGAAAAGGGCTTAAACAGGCCAACCAGGTGTTCGGCTATACCCGCCTCATGGTAGCCTCCATGGCTCTGGGTGCCGGCGAGGCGGCCATCGATATCGCCATTCCCTATGCCAAGGAACGCATTCAGTTCGGCAGCCCCCTTTCCGAGAAAAAAGGCTACACCAACAAGCTGATTGTCCCCCACTGGGTCAACATGCAGGCGGCTGCCGCTTACATCGACGCCATTGCCAACAGGCTGGACAGCGAAAACGAAGATCTTCAGGTAGAAGGTTCCATCGCCAAACTGTTCACCACCGAGGCGGCCAACCGGGCGGCCGATGACGCCATGCAGGCCTTGGGCGGGTATGGCTACATCAACGAATTCGGCGTCGAAAAGATCAAACGCGACGTAAAAATTACCTGCATCTACGAAGGCACCAGCGAGGTCCAGCAGAACATTATCTCCACGTTCCGCTGGAAAAAGACCCGCAAAACCAAGAGGGCCTATTACGATGGCATCGCCGAAGGCCTGGAGGGGCTGGCCGATTCCAGGGATGAAGCCGGATGCCAAGTCGTCGCAACCTGCGCCCGGCTGCTCAACCGGGTAATCGATTTTGCCCATGAAAACCGCCTCACCCGCCACCAGCAGGTCATGTTCGCGTTGGCGGACATGATGGCCCAGGTGGAAGTGGCCGACGCCTTTTCACGCCTGGCTGCAACCGGAAACGACCCGATCCAAAAAGCCACGGCACGGGTATTCGCCCACGCCTGCGCCCGGCTGGTGGCCAAGAATGTCCGCCTTATCGCGCTGGGCACCGGCGGCATCGACGCCACAGCATCCGAAGCCTTCCTCGCCTCTCTGGATCTGACCGTCCTGGAAGCCAGCTACCGGGGGGTGATCGACGACATGGATCAAATCGCCGACCATATTTTTCAGAGGGTGTCATGA
- a CDS encoding PIN domain-containing protein, which translates to MKVIVDTCIWSLALRRKNQTAGPEVNALNDLIVDGRVQMMGAIRQEILSGVKSEAQFVKLRNTLGAFSDLKHTPDDFELAAKFFTTCRSNGIQGSNTDFLICAAAVQHGMSVLTNDNDFFLFQKHIDVTLYPTQSMRH; encoded by the coding sequence GTGAAAGTGATTGTCGACACCTGCATTTGGTCTCTCGCTCTACGCAGAAAGAACCAAACAGCAGGACCTGAAGTAAACGCCTTGAACGACCTGATTGTTGACGGTCGTGTTCAAATGATGGGAGCCATCCGGCAGGAAATTTTGTCAGGTGTAAAATCGGAAGCTCAGTTTGTAAAACTCAGGAACACATTGGGGGCGTTCTCTGATCTAAAACATACGCCGGATGACTTTGAACTCGCGGCCAAATTTTTCACAACCTGCCGTTCGAATGGCATCCAAGGTTCCAACACGGACTTTCTCATTTGTGCGGCTGCTGTTCAGCATGGGATGTCCGTTTTAACGAACGATAACGACTTTTTTCTTTTTCAAAAGCATATAGATGTTACGCTTTACCCAACACAATCGATGCGCCACTGA